One Azospirillaceae bacterium DNA segment encodes these proteins:
- a CDS encoding TSUP family transporter, which translates to MPFESLELLVLLFAVAGVAGFVDSIAGGGGLLAIPSLFMAGLPPQAVLATAKLQATFGSFSASLAFVRAGAVDLRALMPAIVATFIGSTIGALVISVLDPALLRDLIPLLLIAIAVYMLLSPRLGEIDARQRVAFLPFSIGAGLVLGFYDGFFGPGTGSFWAIAFVVLLGFNLGRATAHTKVVNFTSNLAALLVLGLGGHVWWTVGLVMAAGQFLGAQLGARLVMSKGTRIVKPMLVTMSLLITARIIHADVDNPLRVAAQRLWGLMVG; encoded by the coding sequence TTGCCGGCGGCGGGGGCCTGTTGGCGATCCCGTCGCTGTTCATGGCCGGGTTGCCGCCGCAGGCCGTGCTCGCTACCGCCAAGCTGCAGGCGACCTTCGGAAGCTTTTCCGCCAGCCTCGCCTTCGTACGGGCCGGCGCAGTGGATCTGCGGGCGCTCATGCCCGCGATCGTTGCCACCTTCATCGGCTCGACCATTGGTGCGCTGGTCATCAGCGTGCTGGATCCGGCGCTTCTCCGCGACCTGATCCCGCTGCTGCTGATCGCCATCGCGGTCTACATGCTGCTGTCGCCCCGGCTGGGCGAAATCGACGCCCGGCAGCGGGTGGCGTTCCTGCCTTTCAGCATCGGCGCCGGTCTGGTGCTCGGCTTTTATGACGGCTTCTTCGGGCCCGGCACCGGCAGCTTCTGGGCCATCGCCTTCGTCGTCCTGCTCGGCTTCAACCTGGGCCGGGCGACCGCCCACACCAAGGTCGTCAACTTCACCAGCAATCTGGCGGCGCTTCTGGTGCTCGGGCTCGGCGGCCACGTCTGGTGGACGGTCGGGCTGGTGATGGCGGCCGGCCAGTTCCTGGGCGCCCAGCTCGGGGCGCGTCTGGTGATGAGCAAGGGGACCCGCATCGTTAAGCCGATGCTGGTGACGATGTCGCTGCTGATCACCGCCCGCATCATCCATGCCGACGTCGACAATCCGTTGCGCGTCGCCGCCCAACGGTTGTGGGGCCTGATGGTCGGGTGA
- a CDS encoding hemolysin III family protein, which yields MTATSSAGYRNRRERAADACVHVVGVLAGSAGAVVVLLAAWSTGSGRALASASAYAIGLLAMLGCSAAYNLSPPSPRRDWLRRLDHAAIFVMIAGTYTPFTTLAPGGSAIGWTAGVWAAALAGVYGKLALPYRFHRGAVVLYLALGWVFVAGFQPLTQALDPLTFDLLLVGGLLYSIGVVFHLWEALPFHKAVWHGLVLAAAVCHYVAVLRVTT from the coding sequence ATGACGGCGACCTCGAGTGCAGGATACCGAAACCGGCGCGAGCGCGCGGCGGACGCCTGTGTGCATGTGGTCGGCGTGTTAGCGGGGAGTGCCGGGGCGGTGGTGGTGCTCCTGGCCGCGTGGTCCACGGGCAGCGGGCGGGCTTTGGCGTCGGCATCCGCGTATGCCATTGGACTTCTTGCCATGCTCGGGTGCTCGGCCGCCTACAACCTTTCCCCGCCTTCGCCGCGCCGCGATTGGTTGCGCCGCCTCGACCATGCCGCGATCTTCGTCATGATCGCCGGGACATACACCCCGTTCACGACATTGGCGCCGGGGGGATCCGCCATAGGCTGGACCGCGGGCGTATGGGCGGCCGCCCTGGCCGGGGTCTACGGCAAGCTGGCGCTTCCATACAGGTTCCACCGCGGGGCCGTGGTGCTGTACCTCGCACTGGGCTGGGTGTTCGTGGCGGGGTTCCAACCGCTGACGCAGGCTCTCGACCCGCTCACATTCGACCTGCTCCTCGTCGGCGGCCTGCTGTACTCGATCGGGGTCGTCTTCCACCTGTGGGAGGCGCTGCCGTTCCATAAGGCGGTCTGGCACGGGCTCGTGCTTGCCGCCGCCGTATGTCACTACGTTGCTGTTCTGCGCGTAACAACCTGA
- a CDS encoding cold-shock protein, with protein sequence MTIGTVKFFNVSKGFGFIRPEDGSADVFVHVSAIERAGMSGLSEGQKVSFDTVNDPRKGKTAAENLRAV encoded by the coding sequence ATGACTATTGGAACGGTTAAATTCTTCAACGTGTCGAAGGGCTTCGGGTTTATTCGTCCCGAGGATGGCTCCGCCGATGTGTTCGTTCATGTTTCCGCCATCGAGCGGGCCGGCATGAGTGGGCTCAGCGAGGGGCAGAAGGTGTCCTTCGATACCGTGAACGATCCCCGCAAGGGCAAGACCGCAGCCGAAAATCTTCGCGCGGTCTGA